In Vigna angularis cultivar LongXiaoDou No.4 chromosome 8, ASM1680809v1, whole genome shotgun sequence, one DNA window encodes the following:
- the LOC128193805 gene encoding uncharacterized protein LOC128193805, which produces MNCLFWSKVFPKILLLFPSSLLFSCCDHLLLPSSSPTTSTTVDARTQRGRAAARTRRRRGRGCGEDVAATRGGAGDLAAPRSSQQPVAEDEGYRAESCGGVPRKGDPVRRRRLRAVRDEFDRGGGGEETKRSLSLWRTRASGRGAGSCGGGWNRRRARNMRRVLRRRRWITWVIVGLRVGSERGEGNRLIRTEKGKGREEGFGH; this is translated from the exons ATGAATTGCCTATTTTGGAGTAAAG TTTTCCCCAaaattctcctcctcttcccctcttctcttctcttctcctgcTGCGACCACCTCCTTcttccttcctcttctcctACAACGTCGACGACAGTGGACGCGAGGACGCAGCGAGGACGCGCGGCGGCAAGGACGCGGCGGCGGCGAGGACGAGGCTGCGGCGAGGACGTGGCTGCGACGAGGGGAGGAGCGGGGGATCTTGCGGCGCCACGCTCTTCTCAGCAACCGGTAGCGGAAGACGAAGGATACCGGGCGGAGAGCTGTGGCGGAGTGCCCCGGAAGGGAGATCCGGTGCGGAGGCGGAGGCTCAGGGCGGTTAGGGATGAGTTCGACAG GGGTGGCGGAGGTGAGGAGACGAAGAGGTCTTTGAGCTTGTGGCGGACGCGGGCCTCGGGGAGGGGCGCGGGATCTTGCGGCGGGGGATGGAATCGGCGTCGGGCGAGGAACATGCGGAGGGTCTTGCGGCGGCGCAGGTGGATTACATGGGTGATTGTTGGACTGCGAGTGGGATCTGAGAGAGGAGAGGGAAATAGATTGATTAGAACTGAGAAAGGAAAGGGAAGGGAAGAAGGCTTTGGACATTGA